The Deinococcus humi genome has a segment encoding these proteins:
- a CDS encoding DUF808 domain-containing protein, translating into MSGGLVALLDDVAALAKLAAASVDDIGAAAGRAGVKAVGVVVDDTAVTPRYVTGFTPDRELPIIWRIARGSLKNKIVFILPAALLLSQFLPWALNPLLMVGGAYLCFEGAEKLYEAIWGHHDTQQEEVIKLSSAAHEEKMVSGAIRTDFILSAEIMAISLAEVADQPLVSRALILVVVALMITALVYGVVGLIVKADDFGLKLTRSGSGAAQAIGRGLVKGMPVVMSALSVIGTAAMLWVGGHIIIDGLDKFGLTWPAHTLHELALAAGHAIPFAEGVVEWLVETLGSALVGVLLGGIIVAALHLRPAKAAAH; encoded by the coding sequence GTGAGCGGCGGTCTGGTGGCCCTGCTCGATGACGTGGCGGCGCTGGCCAAGCTGGCCGCTGCTTCCGTCGATGACATCGGGGCGGCAGCGGGCCGGGCCGGGGTCAAGGCCGTCGGCGTGGTGGTGGACGATACGGCGGTCACGCCGCGTTACGTCACCGGTTTCACGCCGGACCGCGAACTGCCGATCATCTGGCGCATCGCCCGGGGATCGCTGAAGAACAAGATCGTGTTCATCCTGCCTGCCGCCCTGCTGCTCAGCCAGTTTCTGCCGTGGGCGCTCAACCCGCTGCTGATGGTGGGCGGAGCCTACCTGTGTTTTGAAGGGGCCGAGAAGCTCTACGAGGCCATCTGGGGGCACCACGACACGCAGCAGGAGGAAGTGATCAAGCTGAGCAGCGCCGCCCACGAGGAAAAGATGGTCTCGGGCGCGATCCGCACCGACTTTATCCTGTCGGCAGAAATCATGGCGATCTCGCTGGCCGAGGTGGCCGACCAGCCCCTCGTTTCCCGCGCGCTGATCCTGGTGGTGGTGGCCCTGATGATCACCGCGCTGGTTTACGGCGTGGTGGGCCTGATCGTCAAGGCCGACGACTTCGGCCTGAAGCTGACCCGCAGCGGCTCAGGTGCGGCGCAGGCCATCGGACGCGGGCTGGTCAAGGGCATGCCCGTGGTCATGTCGGCCCTGTCGGTGATCGGTACGGCGGCCATGCTGTGGGTGGGCGGCCACATCATCATCGACGGGCTGGACAAGTTCGGGCTGACCTGGCCGGCCCATACCCTGCATGAGCTGGCGCTGGCCGCAGGGCACGCGATTCCCTTTGCAGAGGGTGTTGTGGAATGGCTGGTAGAAACGCTGGGCTCGGCTCTGGTGGGCGTGTTGCTGGGCGGAATCATCGTGGCGGCGCTGCACCTGCGGCCTGCCAAGGCGGCGGCCCACTGA